In a single window of the Nitrospira sp. genome:
- the era gene encoding GTPase Era: MKFGTVAIIGRSNVGKSTLLNRLLGEKISIVSSKPQTTRTRVTGIVHAEGAQIAFLDTPGLHKPDHLLNRRMVRTAVETLEDADVLYMLMEATSLPGPGDLSAIKYMKEALAKQPRPVILVVTKIDLVNKHKMLPVLDQYAKLFAWTEVVPVSAQADDNVARLLAVTVPYLPSGEGLYGEDVVTDQTMRTLAAEMIREKVIQATEDEVPYATAVEIDDFVEQGKLAKIRASIVVERETQKGILIGKQGERLKSIGTQARLDMEKVFGMKVFLELWVKVRKAWREDEQTLVELGY; the protein is encoded by the coding sequence ATGAAGTTCGGAACGGTTGCCATCATCGGACGGTCCAACGTGGGCAAGTCGACCCTATTGAATCGTCTGCTGGGCGAGAAAATCTCAATTGTCTCAAGTAAGCCCCAAACGACGAGGACTCGGGTGACGGGTATCGTGCATGCCGAAGGGGCGCAAATTGCCTTTCTCGACACACCGGGCCTACATAAGCCGGACCATTTGTTGAATCGACGAATGGTTCGCACGGCGGTGGAAACGCTGGAAGACGCGGATGTGTTGTACATGCTCATGGAGGCGACAAGTCTCCCTGGTCCAGGCGACTTGTCTGCCATCAAATATATGAAAGAGGCCTTGGCAAAGCAGCCGAGGCCGGTGATCTTGGTCGTCACTAAAATTGATCTGGTGAACAAGCATAAGATGCTTCCCGTCCTTGACCAGTATGCCAAGCTGTTTGCATGGACGGAAGTGGTGCCGGTGTCTGCTCAAGCAGACGACAATGTGGCGAGATTGCTTGCCGTGACGGTCCCGTACCTGCCATCAGGCGAGGGATTGTATGGCGAGGATGTCGTGACAGACCAGACGATGAGGACATTGGCGGCCGAAATGATTCGTGAAAAAGTCATACAGGCGACAGAGGATGAAGTGCCGTATGCGACGGCGGTTGAGATCGATGACTTTGTTGAACAGGGGAAGTTGGCGAAAATCAGGGCATCGATTGTGGTTGAGCGAGAGACACAGAAGGGGATCCTGATCGGGAAACAAGGGGAGCGGCTGAAATCGATCGGGACCCAAGCCCGATTAGACATGGAAAAGGTGTTTGGGATGAAAGTGTTTCTTGAGCTGTGGGTGAAGGTCAGAAAGGCCTGGCGCGAGGATGAGCAGACTCTCGTGGAGTTGGGCTACTAG